CCTGCAGCATTTAGTCCATAAACTTTGGATATCCTAGACGATCCATCAGTGTCCAGCAGATGTTTTCAATCAGTTTAATTTCATCTCTAGGCAAGTTCTGTTTCCAAACATTAGTATTAGTTGGTGATATTTCCCCTTCATAGGGAAGATAGAAAAGGTTCGTGGAGGTGGCAAACAATATTTGGTTTAAACTAGCAGGAGACAAAGGAATTCCAAGAAAGGCAAAAATCCTTTCAGTGGTTTTCTGAGGAAAATGCACAATATCTTCAAACTTGATCATCTGGTAGCTGGTAGGCAGCAGGTCTGTGTTTATCCTCAGGGCTGCTGCGGTGTTTGCTAGCCACACGTGAGCCAGCAGGGACACCGCGTGTGGCTTGGATTTTGATAATTCTTTCCTCAATGATTCATACTCAGAAGCATAGCCCGAATTTAAGTTACATTTGCCTTTACCTCCctctattttaaacattttagctAAGTGCTCTGGTACATTCTTCAAAGAGTAAAGGCTTGGTTTACTACTGTACAGCATCGAATAAATCCACGCCCGAGGGTCCCTCACCACGTACAAGGCCCTCATCGAAGCTCCTAAAACTTCGTGAAAGAAATGCAGCTTTAAGGTCCAGCTCCCACTGGTCAGGCTGAGCACGGGCCGCGCGCTGGGGTAATGGACCAGGTGTCTCCTCAGAGCCCGAATGTACTCCGCGTCTCTGTCAAAGGCGCCTTTCATTCTGCTTCTTTGTTCTGGCAAAGACTCTCTCCGTTTCAACTTCCTTTTTTTGTCCTTATTCGTGGTCAAATATTGGGCCAGTTTACCCCTGCTGGGTTCGTGCAGATGGATGTTTTGCAAATGGAGTTTTGTGTCTTGGACCAAGGACTGCAGCCAGCCTCGCAGTAAACGGAAATGCACACCGTGGACATCGGACGCCTTCCACTCACAGGCGTCCACAAAGGAGTCCATCTCAAAGTCAGTTTCAGGGATGTCCATGTAGGCTGTGGGCACCCTGATGTAGAGAAAGTCACTGCTGTTGAAGAAGAGCTGTTTGAGAATTTCAGCTCCTGAGCCGGGAAGTGAGGTAATGACGATGTCAGGAAGATAGATGCGGTGCCCTTGGGGAGGCACAGGCTTCGCGCTCGCCTCGGCCTCCGGCCTCGCCCACTTTGCACAGATGGGCTGAGTGCAAGTGCTCCACACGTCCACCAGCTCAACGAACCACAAGGCAATGACAAGGGTGAGGATCCACCGCATTAGCTTTCTAAAAGAAAGGTAAAACCGCCACTGAAAAGTTAAGATCACCAAGCTGATGCACAAAATCAACCCAACTGCTACATTAAATTTAAATCCAAAGGGAAAAATCACTCTGTCACGTCTTATGGGCTTCACTATTGCTTGAGTGCCCAAACCAAATCGGGTTATTTGGACCTGATCAGCCACACTGGCAAAGCCGCCAAATCCCAGGTAGTCGAACCTTGTTTTCAAGTTATGGTAGTCAGTTACAATGGAAACAACATGTTCAGTATTATTGACATTGAGAGAAATCTGAAGTCCAGAATTGGAATTATCAATAAATCTGCAGCTGGAAACATTGACATATGGCCCATAAAAGACATATACGATTCTTGTGATTGTGGATTCCATCTGAAATGTAACATTAACAAATTGAGTCCACCGTTTCTTAAATTCAGCGGCTTGCTCTGCTTCCTGTATACTAGCAACGGGGCTACTGCCACGATGATCAAACCAAAACATTTTGTAATGTGCATCCCACACATCCATCATGGCGCCGTTATACCTGTTCATGAACCTATATGGGATGTACTTAAAATCAATATCCAGATTATGGAAGAAGGCACTGACAGATTTTATTGGGGAATCTTCTTGCCTCTCGACGTGATCAACAACTAGCAGAGTCTGAGAGTTTAAGAGAAGCAAAGCCCGATACACACTTTTCAGCTTCATTGCTGAGGAATAAGCTGACACTGCTTCCCCACTCACAAATACCATGTCCCCATGCTGAGAGGCAGTAATGATTTCCCCCGCTGCGTCACCAACCTCTTCGCCGGTCCACTTAAGCCACTGTGCACATTCTCCCAGCTGACCTTCCCAGGGCTTATTACACTGGCTTGTGGGTGATGGCGCAAACACCAGTACGTTGTTAAGGTGGCTCAACTTGGGTCCATAGAGAGCTTCGGAAACAAATACCTGCCCGTTGGGGGCGAAAGTGAATGAGTTCTGATCCGGATGTTCATGTCCTGGGTTAAAGCTTCTCCACCCATCAATCCAGGAGTATGGCTGGAAGTGAACTATGTCATAGACAGCTCTCCCGCCTAGCTTCCCAGATTTAAAAGACACAAAGGTATTGGTCTGTGTATTTGGCAACCCAGCCCCATAAGTGACAACACCCCAGTTAGGGAACGTGTGCATTTTTGCAGTACCATATTCCGCAGGAGGCCGTGGGGTGAGCTGGGGATCATACCAGATGTATTCAGTGTGAAGAGTACTCCACCTCTGGGCAGTAGAGGGGACCATTGGTCCATCTTTAGGCCGGTGCCTTCTGATTTGCTGAGCTAACCAATTTCCAGCTCCGTTCTTTAAGACGAACTTATCCAAAAAAACTAACTGGCTCTCGGGACCATAAAACCAATTATAATTGGAATCTGCTATACCCACAGTTCTTTGGAAGCCTGGCAAAAGGGTGGCATAATAGAACCAAAAGTGCATTTTTAACCAGTTATTATCCAAGTTGTTGATATTAAAATGGCGCTGGGCCAGAAAAACATACTGTGTGACTGACTTAGCCGTGTAGCTTCCATAGGCAACACCTTCATCCAAAGTACCATCGACAATATGATTCAAAAGAAACATCATCTTTTCCATCACATCTACTACCACCTGTTTCCATAGATTGACTTGAGATCCTTTATCTGCCCCAGTCACCAAGGCCCCCGTGAGTAACGCTATCATATTAGTAGCTTGGTGGTTATGAAGAAGTTGTTTGCCCCATGAGCGGACCTTGGAATACTCATACATTTCCTCAGTAATAACCCatattttttctaggtatttttgccTTCGATGATCATCTAATACGTTATATAAAAAGTCAAAGGCGGTGGCAAAACCTGTTAAGGAATGGCCGACTGGAACTTCATCCCCGGGTGCGTTCTCCACCAGCCAGTCTTTGTAGCCCAGCATCCTGTCCATATATTCCAAAACAAATTCAAAGGCAACTCTGTCCTCCGGGCATAACAAACAGTACAGTGCTAAAGGGGGCAGATTGTTACCATAAATTTCATTCCACTTGGCAGCAAAATCAGCATGCTTGGGTGGAGGTAGGTAGTATGTCGGGTTAGACAGCATAACCGTCACTGCACTCCGGATAGCTCTAAAAAGATGCGCATGGCTTGTGCGAGACTTTTGCCTCATTGCTTGGATCTCTCCAGCATCAAAATATAAATGCGGATGAAGCATACTTTTCTTCAGCTTTTGGCTGGGTCTGAAATCTTGCACTTTCTGTGTCTTAAGCTGATCTCCGTCATCTGGGAAAACTGCCCAGTCGGAGTAATTGCTCACAGATTCTTCAAAAGTAGAGAAAGCAAACATCACTAACAGTAAAAATAGGAAATGTCCTGTAAACATTAACGCCATGATCCATCGGGGAGCTCCTTTCCTTAGGCATACATGTCAGACACAGTGCTCAATGTGTTTCCCATCTGCTGAGTATAAAACATACATTTAAGACCTTGATAAAACACAGACTGTAAATCGGATATGCTGTGAAATCCAGCTGACATTCGGCTCATTCAAAGCAAGTACAGTtgccaaaaagagaaaacttaCAGTGTGGATCTGTTTGCCTGATGCACTGTTGCTTCCAATAAAACTTCAAGGAGTGCTAAAACCTCTAATTTTCCAATATCACACAGCGAACAGGGCTGGAGATAGTCAAAAATACCATGAATTCACTATTTACTTCCTTGACATAAATCTACCTAACACAAAGAGTCAAAAAACACacattgtaaaaaaaagaaaaagaaaaagcactccAAAATCCACGTTAAGAAGTCATTCCTGGAGCAGGAAACCATCACCAGTGGTAAGATCATCATACATGTCTGATGCCTTTGCCTGTGTGTGTGCTCAGAGGAGCTGACAAAGTACTGCAATTCTTGGAGCTGACTGGGTTGTTACTCCTCTCagctttttacactttttgctttgagaattttttcttcctccatttttggggaaaaaaaacatccTCAACAAGTATTCAAAGTCCTACTTGGTTTTAAAACACTCAAGATTCCTGTCCTCATTTCAGATCTGTCTTTTTTCAGGCTTACTTACTCATCAGCCTATTATGACCCAGAGAAAGCATTTTCCCATCTTCTTTTATCAGCTTCATCGGTACAGCTATGAAAATCTAATCTCTTCGGCCACCTAGGTACTTCTTTTCCAATCATGAAGTAACCACCAACTGGGAAAGAAAACTCCCCTTTCACCAACAGTGACGtgtcttttctgttcctttttcatGACACTCCTTTctgggggaaaaacaaaacagaaattctcTGAGGCTACAGGTATGCTGGGAGTGGACAtaaacagaagatttaaatgttCTACCGTCTCCCGatagaaattttagaatcacAATAAGATCTGTTACTAACTACAATCTAAGTTGGACCAAATGgttcttttttcttatacttttcaATGCACGTATTAGGATAACAATGGTGGCAGAAGACAAGCGGCTACAAGATGTAACTTTCCTAAGAGTATTTATTTTAACTGCGGCTTGCTtcagtcatttaaaatgtttttattcaaatGCAGTTAACACAAGATGAGTCCTGCTGTCATTCTTGTTTTGATCACAGAAGACTCAGAGACAAAGAGCAAAAGTTTCAAGGACCATTATGATTCCGGTTGAGGGTCTAACGTTCAAGGGCTCAGAAGGTGTCTTTGCCAGGGGAACGACTAAGAGCAGTCCCTTTTCTCGAAGGAGAAATCATGACAGTGTGTGGGAGCGAGGAACAGCGAGCGGTTCTGCACCAATCTCTCTCCCGCAGCCCGGTTTCCCACCCTTACAAGAAGCCACCAGAGGGAGCTCAGACCCAGACTCAAGGATCAGCTTCGCGGCTGCCCGTCTTCGGCTCTGA
The sequence above is a segment of the Eschrichtius robustus isolate mEscRob2 chromosome 14, mEscRob2.pri, whole genome shotgun sequence genome. Coding sequences within it:
- the DSEL gene encoding dermatan-sulfate epimerase-like protein, which encodes MALMFTGHFLFLLLVMFAFSTFEESVSNYSDWAVFPDDGDQLKTQKVQDFRPSQKLKKSMLHPHLYFDAGEIQAMRQKSRTSHAHLFRAIRSAVTVMLSNPTYYLPPPKHADFAAKWNEIYGNNLPPLALYCLLCPEDRVAFEFVLEYMDRMLGYKDWLVENAPGDEVPVGHSLTGFATAFDFLYNVLDDHRRQKYLEKIWVITEEMYEYSKVRSWGKQLLHNHQATNMIALLTGALVTGADKGSQVNLWKQVVVDVMEKMMFLLNHIVDGTLDEGVAYGSYTAKSVTQYVFLAQRHFNINNLDNNWLKMHFWFYYATLLPGFQRTVGIADSNYNWFYGPESQLVFLDKFVLKNGAGNWLAQQIRRHRPKDGPMVPSTAQRWSTLHTEYIWYDPQLTPRPPAEYGTAKMHTFPNWGVVTYGAGLPNTQTNTFVSFKSGKLGGRAVYDIVHFQPYSWIDGWRSFNPGHEHPDQNSFTFAPNGQVFVSEALYGPKLSHLNNVLVFAPSPTSQCNKPWEGQLGECAQWLKWTGEEVGDAAGEIITASQHGDMVFVSGEAVSAYSSAMKLKSVYRALLLLNSQTLLVVDHVERQEDSPIKSVSAFFHNLDIDFKYIPYRFMNRYNGAMMDVWDAHYKMFWFDHRGSSPVASIQEAEQAAEFKKRWTQFVNVTFQMESTITRIVYVFYGPYVNVSSCRFIDNSNSGLQISLNVNNTEHVVSIVTDYHNLKTRFDYLGFGGFASVADQVQITRFGLGTQAIVKPIRRDRVIFPFGFKFNVAVGLILCISLVILTFQWRFYLSFRKLMRWILTLVIALWFVELVDVWSTCTQPICAKWARPEAEASAKPVPPQGHRIYLPDIVITSLPGSGAEILKQLFFNSSDFLYIRVPTAYMDIPETDFEMDSFVDACEWKASDVHGVHFRLLRGWLQSLVQDTKLHLQNIHLHEPSRGKLAQYLTTNKDKKRKLKRRESLPEQRSRMKGAFDRDAEYIRALRRHLVHYPSARPVLSLTSGSWTLKLHFFHEVLGASMRALYVVRDPRAWIYSMLYSSKPSLYSLKNVPEHLAKMFKIEGGKGKCNLNSGYASEYESLRKELSKSKPHAVSLLAHVWLANTAAALRINTDLLPTSYQMIKFEDIVHFPQKTTERIFAFLGIPLSPASLNQILFATSTNLFYLPYEGEISPTNTNVWKQNLPRDEIKLIENICWTLMDRLGYPKFMD